CGGGCGAAGGACATATAAACCCGACGGTAGGACTGGTAAAGGAGCTGACGGCCAGAGGAGAAGAGATTACCTATTACTGCGCGGAAAAATATAAAGCGCGGATGGAAGGGGCCGGAGCTAGCGTAAGGACGTACGACGATTTTGTGGAACGGGAGCTGGCGGGCAAGATTGCCGGGCTCGGCACGCCGGGAAATCAAAGGGATCCGCTTATGTTCCTGGAATTCATGCTTCGGAAATCGCTTGAGCTGTACGAATGGATTTTGCCTCAGGTCGAGCAGGAGCGGTACGACTATGTCGTCTACGACCATGTGCTCGTGGCGGGCTGGATGATCGCCGAAAAGCTGAAGCTGCCGAGAGCCGCCTCCTGCACGACGTTTGCTTTTCATCCCGAATGGGAAAGCCCGATGCGGAACATGATCTCCGAAGACAAAATTGCGGAGCTGCAAATTAAGATCAAGGATTGGGTGGAACGGGCCCAGGCCAAATACGGATTGGATTTAAGCTTCCTGAACAGTCGGATGGGCATCGTCAGCCATCCGGTCGATATGACCATCGTTTATACGTCGACGTATTTTCAGCCGAAGGCCGATAAGTTCGACGGCTCGTTTCATTTCGTCGGCCCGTCGATTGCGCCGCGTTCGGATGCGCCGGAGCTTCCGCTGCAGGAGCTGAAAGGACGCAAGGTCGTTTTCGTGTCGATGGGCACCGTATTCAATCAGCAGAAGGCTTATTACGATATGTGCTTCGAAGCGTTCAAGGATTTGGACGCGGCGATCGTCATGTCGGTAGGCCGGAACACGGATATTCATGCGTTTTCGTCGATTCCGGACAACTTCATCGTCCGGAATTATGTACCGCAGCTGGACGTGCTGCAGATCGCCGACGTGTTCTTCACCCATGGCGGTATGAACAGCTCCAGCGAAGGGCTGTATTATGACACGCCGCTTGCGGTCGCGCCGGTCTCGGCGGATCAGCCGATGGTCGCCCGGCGGGTTTCCGAGCTGGGGGCGGGGATCGCGCTGAATTTGAACGAGATTACGCCTGCCTTGCTGCGCGAAACGGCCGAGAAGCTGCTGAGCGATCCATCCTATAAGCGCCAGGCGGAAAAGATCGGGGCTTCCTTCCGCGAGGCGGGAGGCGCGGCGAAAGCGGCGGATTTGATTATGCAGTGGAGACACGCATCGGCTTTATAAGCTTAGCGCCGAAAAGTTTAAGAGGAAGCCGCGTAAAGCGTCTTTCGGACGAAGGCCAGCCTGAATGAAACGGGCTGGCTTCTTTCTTTTTGTTTATCGGCTTTTTCGGCGACCGGCCAGGTTTGCCTATTTCTAGCCGGGACTCACTCGAACTCTTCGCCGGATTGCCGCGATCGGTGCAGCTCCCGGTATTTTTTCGGCGTGACCGAAAAGTGGCTGACGAAGCAATTATGAAAATGGCTCGTGTCCGTAAACCCCCATTCGGCGGCGACCGCCTTGATTGAATCGTCGGTTGCGG
This genomic window from Paenibacillus humicola contains:
- a CDS encoding macrolide family glycosyltransferase, producing the protein MGKMLFINFPGEGHINPTVGLVKELTARGEEITYYCAEKYKARMEGAGASVRTYDDFVERELAGKIAGLGTPGNQRDPLMFLEFMLRKSLELYEWILPQVEQERYDYVVYDHVLVAGWMIAEKLKLPRAASCTTFAFHPEWESPMRNMISEDKIAELQIKIKDWVERAQAKYGLDLSFLNSRMGIVSHPVDMTIVYTSTYFQPKADKFDGSFHFVGPSIAPRSDAPELPLQELKGRKVVFVSMGTVFNQQKAYYDMCFEAFKDLDAAIVMSVGRNTDIHAFSSIPDNFIVRNYVPQLDVLQIADVFFTHGGMNSSSEGLYYDTPLAVAPVSADQPMVARRVSELGAGIALNLNEITPALLRETAEKLLSDPSYKRQAEKIGASFREAGGAAKAADLIMQWRHASAL